The Streptomyces europaeiscabiei genome window below encodes:
- a CDS encoding nicotinamide mononucleotide transporter family protein produces MNGLNSEAFVVFGQHILWSDMIGNILGLAALALGWRRSLWTWPVQFLSGLILFGAFFGHLTGSAGKQAVVMTVALYGWWRWNRDQGRSGNGQITPRFATWRERAAMVGAVTVGTVAVALLFKAYPTLSWDPWPDAYIFVGTVVAMYAQARGMVEFWFAWLLVDLVGVPLTFVNGYAFSGFVYVIYGALVLWGMRDWWQRSRGGPQPSRELPGAHASEGVSH; encoded by the coding sequence ATGAACGGGCTGAACTCCGAGGCGTTCGTCGTGTTCGGCCAGCACATTCTGTGGTCGGACATGATTGGCAACATCCTCGGCCTGGCCGCCCTCGCCCTCGGCTGGCGCCGCTCCCTGTGGACCTGGCCCGTGCAGTTCCTGTCCGGCCTCATCCTCTTCGGTGCCTTCTTCGGCCACCTGACCGGCAGCGCCGGCAAGCAGGCCGTCGTCATGACCGTGGCCCTGTACGGCTGGTGGCGGTGGAACCGCGACCAGGGCCGCTCCGGAAACGGCCAGATCACCCCGCGGTTCGCCACCTGGCGCGAGCGTGCGGCGATGGTCGGCGCCGTCACCGTCGGCACGGTCGCGGTGGCCCTGCTGTTCAAGGCCTACCCGACCCTGTCCTGGGACCCATGGCCGGACGCCTACATCTTCGTCGGCACGGTCGTCGCGATGTACGCCCAGGCGCGCGGCATGGTCGAGTTCTGGTTCGCCTGGCTGCTGGTCGACCTGGTCGGCGTCCCGCTGACCTTCGTCAACGGCTACGCCTTCTCCGGCTTCGTCTACGTCATCTACGGCGCGCTCGTCCTGTGGGGCATGCGCGACTGGTGGCAGCGCTCCCGCGGTGGACCGCAGCCCTCCCGGGAACTGCCCGGTGCGCACGCGTCCGAGGGAGTGTCGCACTGA
- a CDS encoding sugar ABC transporter substrate-binding protein, with amino-acid sequence MRRIAMSAATTTLSVSLVGCGGLNAAGSSGDASPTKGDDITVGLLLPEKSNPQYEQFHYPVIKAKVASLTHGQGRVRYANAEADAAEQTRQLQQMIDERVDVILLDPVDTHATAGGVSKAKKAGIAVIAYDRLAEGPIDAYITFDNGLVGEVQGRSLLKALGEGVGVHDKIVMMNGSPTDPNAQQFKAGALLALDGKVTIAKSFDVKDWKPQNAEKNMTEAINEIGKSDIKAVYAANDGLAGGIIRALKAAGITDLPPITGQDAELSAVRRIVTGEQYMSVYKPYPQEAENAAAMAVAKAQGRDIEFDALTGDRVDSPTRKGIPAHLVSVEALTKDNIKDTVIRDGMYRASDICTPQLAADCTATGLNK; translated from the coding sequence ATGCGTCGTATCGCCATGTCCGCAGCCACCACAACGCTCTCCGTTTCGCTCGTCGGCTGCGGCGGGCTCAACGCGGCGGGAAGCAGCGGCGACGCGAGCCCGACCAAAGGCGACGACATCACCGTGGGGCTACTGCTGCCCGAAAAGTCGAATCCCCAGTACGAGCAGTTCCACTACCCCGTCATCAAGGCGAAGGTCGCGTCCCTCACCCACGGCCAGGGCCGGGTCCGGTACGCCAACGCCGAGGCGGACGCGGCCGAGCAGACACGACAACTGCAGCAGATGATCGACGAACGGGTCGACGTGATCCTGTTGGACCCCGTCGACACCCACGCCACCGCCGGCGGGGTGAGCAAGGCCAAGAAGGCCGGTATCGCGGTCATCGCCTACGACCGGCTGGCCGAGGGCCCGATCGACGCGTACATCACCTTCGACAACGGGCTCGTCGGCGAGGTGCAGGGCCGCTCCCTGCTGAAGGCCCTCGGCGAGGGCGTCGGCGTCCACGACAAGATCGTCATGATGAACGGTTCCCCCACCGACCCCAACGCCCAGCAGTTCAAGGCGGGCGCGCTCCTCGCACTCGACGGCAAGGTGACGATCGCCAAGTCGTTCGACGTCAAGGACTGGAAGCCGCAGAACGCCGAGAAGAACATGACCGAGGCGATCAACGAAATCGGCAAGAGCGACATCAAGGCCGTCTACGCCGCCAACGACGGCCTGGCGGGCGGCATCATCAGGGCACTGAAGGCCGCAGGCATAACCGACCTGCCACCGATCACCGGGCAGGACGCCGAGCTCTCGGCGGTGCGGCGGATCGTCACCGGTGAGCAGTACATGAGCGTGTACAAGCCGTACCCGCAGGAGGCCGAGAACGCTGCGGCGATGGCCGTGGCGAAGGCCCAGGGCAGAGACATAGAGTTCGACGCTCTCACAGGCGACAGGGTCGACAGCCCCACCCGCAAGGGCATCCCCGCGCATCTCGTGTCGGTCGAGGCCCTGACGAAGGACAACATCAAGGACACGGTGATCAGGGACGGCATGTACAGAGCGTCCGACATCTGCACGCCCCAACTCGCAGCCGACTGCACGGCGACAGGCCTGAACAAGTAG
- a CDS encoding fumarylacetoacetate hydrolase family protein yields the protein MRVVTTDTGLGRIEDGAVALLNTAFPHVGAVLEQEGSLRCLASCAVRRRIPLEEATLVAPLGRPRAVWGVGLNYVSKAARTGRGLPEQPILYLAASSGVSAPGARVVIPRSATEPDYEGEIAVVVGRRLYRATESEVWPAIAGVTAANDMTARDIMRATGTPALAKSHPGFTPLGPSVRTPEDFTDRDAIRVRTRVNGELVQDDTSDGMIFPVPDLLSRLSWFTALEPGDVVLTGTPAGTGQDRACFLADGDEVRVEVDGVLPLVTRIVRPTDAPQHDHRLTEPVS from the coding sequence ATGCGAGTAGTGACGACGGATACCGGCCTGGGCCGGATCGAGGACGGGGCTGTCGCCCTGCTGAACACTGCTTTTCCGCACGTCGGCGCGGTCCTAGAGCAGGAGGGTTCGCTGCGGTGCCTGGCGTCGTGCGCGGTGCGCCGACGTATCCCGCTCGAAGAGGCCACGCTCGTGGCGCCACTGGGCCGCCCCCGCGCGGTGTGGGGCGTCGGGCTCAATTACGTGTCGAAGGCGGCCCGCACCGGACGCGGACTGCCCGAGCAGCCGATCCTCTACCTGGCGGCGTCGTCCGGCGTGTCGGCACCCGGCGCGCGAGTGGTGATCCCGCGGTCCGCGACCGAACCCGACTACGAGGGCGAGATCGCGGTGGTCGTCGGACGCAGGCTGTACCGGGCGACGGAGTCCGAGGTCTGGCCCGCGATCGCCGGGGTCACCGCGGCCAACGACATGACGGCACGCGACATCATGCGCGCCACAGGCACCCCCGCCCTCGCCAAGAGCCACCCGGGCTTCACGCCGCTCGGCCCGTCGGTCCGCACTCCCGAGGACTTCACCGACCGTGACGCGATCCGCGTACGGACCCGGGTCAACGGCGAACTCGTGCAGGACGACACGAGCGACGGGATGATCTTCCCGGTTCCCGATCTGCTCAGCAGGCTGTCGTGGTTCACCGCGCTCGAACCCGGCGACGTCGTCCTCACCGGAACCCCGGCCGGCACCGGCCAGGACCGCGCGTGCTTCCTCGCCGACGGCGACGAGGTACGCGTCGAGGTGGACGGCGTGCTGCCCCTCGTCACCCGCATCGTGCGTCCCACGGACGCCCCCCAGCACGACCACCGGCTGACCGAACCGGTCAGCTGA
- a CDS encoding amidohydrolase family protein has translation MSISPLSSYDLVLAGGTVIDPASDTHARLDVAVTGDRIAAIGEGLSENAARTIDVTGSTVLPGLVEGHTHIFQYVSAVGAPAEEAHLRRGVVAAADAGTAGASTFAAFRKLVVEANPLRIVNFLNVSVLGLIDFRFGELLNPDTLVPEDALATAEAHPDIVRGFKIRLSEDVVGENWESLLKKSVALAEQARLPLMVHIGETEEPVPVVLDYLRPGDIVAHCYTGKPNGILDGDQVHPAVMAARERGVLFDSAHGKSNLSFEVARRAIADGFLPDVLSSDTSARNWRGPVFDLLTSISKLVALGAPLQECVRRATVAPARLLGLDAEGYGRLEVGGRADVTVVDWTDEVTLPDAAGNTIVAPRLEPTVVLHGGKEIDIVPWRGLKSA, from the coding sequence ATGTCCATCTCCCCCCTGTCGTCGTACGACCTCGTCCTGGCCGGCGGCACCGTCATCGACCCGGCGTCGGACACCCACGCCCGGCTCGACGTGGCGGTCACCGGTGACCGCATCGCCGCTATCGGGGAGGGCCTGTCGGAGAACGCGGCCCGCACGATCGACGTCACCGGCTCCACCGTGCTGCCGGGCCTCGTCGAGGGCCACACCCACATCTTCCAGTACGTCTCCGCCGTCGGAGCCCCCGCCGAGGAGGCCCATCTGAGGCGCGGCGTGGTCGCCGCGGCGGATGCCGGCACGGCCGGCGCCTCGACGTTCGCGGCCTTCCGCAAGCTGGTGGTCGAGGCCAACCCGCTGCGCATCGTCAACTTCCTCAACGTCTCGGTGCTCGGCCTGATCGACTTCAGGTTCGGCGAGCTGCTGAACCCCGACACCCTGGTCCCCGAGGACGCGCTCGCGACGGCCGAGGCCCACCCCGACATCGTGCGCGGCTTCAAGATCCGTCTCTCCGAGGACGTCGTCGGCGAGAACTGGGAGTCGTTGCTGAAGAAGTCCGTGGCGCTGGCCGAACAGGCCCGTCTCCCGCTGATGGTGCACATCGGCGAGACCGAGGAGCCGGTGCCCGTCGTCCTCGACTACCTGCGCCCCGGCGACATCGTGGCGCACTGCTACACCGGCAAGCCGAACGGCATCCTCGACGGCGACCAGGTGCACCCCGCGGTCATGGCGGCCCGCGAGCGCGGCGTGCTGTTCGACTCCGCCCACGGCAAGAGCAACCTCAGCTTCGAGGTGGCACGCCGGGCGATCGCCGACGGATTCCTGCCCGACGTCCTCAGCTCCGACACCAGCGCCCGCAACTGGCGCGGCCCCGTGTTCGACCTGCTCACCAGCATCTCCAAGCTGGTCGCGCTGGGCGCGCCGCTTCAGGAGTGCGTCCGGCGGGCCACCGTGGCGCCGGCCCGGCTGCTCGGGCTCGACGCCGAGGGCTACGGGCGCCTGGAGGTCGGTGGGCGGGCCGACGTCACGGTCGTCGACTGGACCGACGAGGTCACCCTGCCCGACGCCGCCGGCAACACGATCGTCGCGCCGCGTCTGGAGCCGACCGTGGTGCTGCATGGCGGCAAGGAGATCGACATCGTGCCGTGGCGGGGTCTGAAGTCGGCCTGA
- a CDS encoding HpcH/HpaI aldolase family protein yields the protein MSVGDVHLLRRRLRAALTAGRPVVGTFVKLASPDVVELAEAAGFAFVVVDLEHSTLTERDAVDLVRHADVCGLPALVRVPGVDAAAVNRLLEAGAAGIQLSMLTHVAQAEALLAATRFAPAGRRSVSLANRAARFGAAPLAGFLRAEQDDPPVLVGQIETARTDPLPELVAALDVCFVGSTDLAVDLGLPTDPAVLGTAVDRVRDTARSAGVGFGGWAPSRHAASDLGLGDADYLVVGSDLQMLAAGLRAAAGEENQ from the coding sequence ATGAGCGTCGGTGACGTCCATCTGCTGCGCCGCCGCCTGCGCGCGGCCCTGACGGCGGGGCGACCCGTCGTCGGCACGTTCGTCAAGCTGGCCTCGCCCGACGTGGTGGAACTGGCCGAGGCGGCCGGGTTCGCGTTCGTGGTCGTCGACCTCGAACACTCCACCCTCACCGAGCGAGACGCCGTCGACCTGGTGCGCCACGCCGACGTGTGCGGGCTGCCGGCCCTGGTCCGCGTGCCCGGGGTGGACGCCGCTGCGGTCAACCGGCTCCTGGAGGCCGGGGCGGCGGGAATCCAGCTCTCCATGCTCACCCACGTCGCCCAGGCAGAGGCGCTCCTGGCGGCGACCCGGTTCGCGCCGGCCGGCCGCCGGTCGGTGAGCCTGGCCAACAGGGCCGCCCGGTTCGGTGCGGCCCCGCTTGCCGGGTTCCTGCGTGCCGAGCAGGACGACCCGCCGGTGCTGGTGGGCCAGATCGAGACGGCGCGGACGGATCCGCTGCCGGAACTCGTCGCCGCCCTCGACGTGTGTTTCGTGGGCAGCACCGACCTCGCGGTCGACCTCGGCCTGCCGACGGACCCGGCGGTGTTGGGCACCGCGGTGGACCGGGTGAGGGATACCGCCCGCTCCGCCGGGGTGGGGTTCGGCGGCTGGGCGCCGAGCCGGCACGCCGCGTCGGACCTGGGACTCGGTGACGCCGACTACCTGGTCGTCGGATCGGACCTGCAGATGTTGGCGGCCGGCCTGCGGGCGGCCGCAGGAGAGGAGAACCAGTGA
- a CDS encoding cupin domain-containing protein, with translation MSTRNAALFHTVVNWDEMPVTQVRPGVRRRVYATDEVMICHHELEIGMTLNPHRHEDFDQLVHIAEGRANYYVDGVAHDMRAGSFLLVPRGSEHYVEPTEAPCVNVDFFVPPRADLLP, from the coding sequence GTGAGCACACGCAACGCGGCCCTGTTCCACACCGTCGTCAATTGGGACGAGATGCCGGTGACCCAGGTGCGGCCGGGCGTCCGCCGCCGCGTCTACGCGACGGACGAGGTGATGATCTGCCATCACGAGCTCGAGATCGGCATGACCCTGAACCCGCACCGGCACGAGGACTTCGACCAGCTGGTCCATATCGCCGAGGGGCGCGCGAACTACTACGTGGACGGCGTCGCACACGACATGCGTGCCGGATCCTTCCTGCTGGTTCCCCGTGGCAGCGAGCACTACGTGGAGCCGACAGAGGCTCCCTGCGTGAACGTCGACTTCTTCGTTCCGCCGCGGGCCGACCTGCTTCCCTGA
- a CDS encoding IclR family transcriptional regulator, with translation MATKAQSGTGEQDGPDRIAPTIQTVQRAALILGSFTVGKPHMSLNEITARLGASKATAHRYTKALRAANLLRYDERTSLYSLGPQVLTLATAARAGLPIVAAAEPYMEELVRRIDETIVLSVWDGESATVVRSVDNTDHMVRISVRVGSRLNLTASAQGRVFLAFLPPEQVPTLPRAVRRSAELTEELEAIRQHGLSVNSPTVNGVRTVAAPIFEGDKISGTLAIVGTTATVPDDVKSPMAQALLETARALSQRLGTSEDAPNGG, from the coding sequence ATGGCCACGAAGGCGCAGAGCGGCACCGGGGAGCAGGACGGTCCGGACAGGATTGCGCCGACGATCCAGACGGTGCAGCGTGCGGCGCTGATCCTCGGCTCGTTCACGGTCGGCAAGCCGCACATGAGCCTCAACGAGATCACCGCGCGTCTCGGTGCGAGCAAGGCGACCGCGCACCGCTACACGAAGGCGCTGCGGGCGGCGAACCTGCTGCGGTACGACGAGCGCACGTCGCTGTACTCCCTCGGGCCCCAGGTGCTCACGCTCGCCACGGCGGCGCGGGCCGGCCTGCCGATCGTCGCCGCCGCCGAGCCGTACATGGAGGAGCTGGTCCGGCGTATCGACGAGACGATCGTGTTGTCGGTCTGGGACGGTGAGTCGGCGACCGTGGTGCGCTCGGTGGACAACACCGACCACATGGTGCGCATCAGCGTCCGGGTCGGCTCACGCCTGAACCTCACGGCCTCGGCACAGGGACGCGTCTTCCTCGCGTTCCTGCCCCCGGAGCAGGTGCCGACGCTGCCGCGCGCGGTCCGCAGGTCGGCCGAGCTCACCGAGGAACTCGAGGCCATCCGGCAGCACGGACTGTCGGTCAACTCCCCCACGGTCAACGGGGTCCGCACCGTCGCCGCGCCCATCTTCGAGGGTGACAAGATCAGCGGAACGCTCGCCATCGTCGGCACCACGGCGACCGTTCCCGACGACGTCAAGTCGCCGATGGCCCAGGCACTGCTGGAGACCGCTCGCGCGCTGTCGCAGCGGCTGGGCACCTCCGAGGACGCGCCCAACGGCGGCTGA